One Anser cygnoides isolate HZ-2024a breed goose chromosome 6, Taihu_goose_T2T_genome, whole genome shotgun sequence genomic region harbors:
- the ASB1 gene encoding ankyrin repeat and SOCS box protein 1, which produces MAEGSPPGAGAAPGGGGGGDPAASLGASGGHAGRNLKEWLREQFCDHPIEHCEDTRLHDAAYVGDLPTLKSLLQEESFQSRINEKSVWCCGWLPCTPLRIAATAGHGPCVDFLLRKGAEIDLVDVKGQTALYVAVVNGHLECAKILLEAGADPNGSRHHRSTPVYHAARVGRADILRELIRYGADVDVNHHLASRVSSLSLRPLTTLVVCPLYISAAYHNLQCFRLLLQAGANPDFNCCGPINIQGFSRGSPVCVMDAVLRHGCDAAFIHLLIDFGANLNLVKVEALEFDSTGRVKVNPEALQVFKEARGRARSLLSLCRIAVRRILGKSRLDLIHILPVPDPIKQFLLHEHS; this is translated from the exons ATGGCCgagggcagcccccccggcgccggggccgccccgggcgGCGGAGGTGGCGGCGACCCGGCGGCCTCCTTGGGCGCCTCGGGCGGGCACGCAG GTCGTAATCTCAaggagtggctgcgggagcagTTCTGCGACCACCCCATCGAGCACTGTGAGGACACGCGGCTGCACGACGCAGCCTACGTCGGGGACTTGCCCACGCTCAAGAGCTTGCTGCAAGAGGAGAGCTTCCAAAG CCGGATCAACGAGAAGTCGGTGTGGTGCTGCGGCTGGCTGCCCTGCACGCCGCTGCGCATCGCTGCCACCGCTGGCCACGGCCCCTGCGTCGACTTCCTCCTGCGCAAAGGGGCCGAGATCGACCTGGTGGACGTCAAGGGGCAGACTGCCCTCTACGTGGCCGTGGTCAACGGGCACCTCGAGTGTGccaagatcctcctggaagcagggGCTGACCCCAATGGCAGCCGGCACCACCGCAGCACCCCTGTTTACCACGCGGCGCGTGTGGGCCGGGCAGACATCCTCCGGGAGCTGATCAG gTACGGCGCAGACGTGGATGTGAACCACCACCTGGCTTCTCGGgtctccagcctctccttgcgGCCCCTCACCACGCTGGTGGTGTGCCCGCTGTACATCAGCGCCGCCTACCACAACCTGCAGTGCTTCAGGCTGCTCCTCCAGGCCGGAGCCAACCCCGATTTTAATTGCTGCGGCCCCATCAACATCCAGGGCTTCTCCCGGGGCTCCCCCGTGTGCGTGATGGACGCTGTCCTGCGGCACGGCTGCGACGCGGCGTTCATCCACCTCCTGATTGACTTTGGAGCCAACCTGAACCTGGTCAAAGTGGAGGCCTTGGAATTCGACTCCACGGGAAGGGTCAAAGTGAACCCTGAGGCTCTGCAGGTCTTCAAAGAAGCACGGG GCCGCGCCCGGAGCCTGTTGTCTCTCTGCCGCATAGCTGTACGGAGAATACTTGGCAAATCTCGTCTGGATCTGATCCATATCCTTCCAGTCCCAGACCCCATTAAACAATTTTTACTTCACGAACACAGTTAA